The sequence AGACGAACTGGAAGGAATAATAGGTCATGTTTCACAAGATGATTTATTAATTGAAGATTTAACCGTATTCCAAAACCTATACTACAATGCTCGTCTGTGCTTCGGAGAACTGTCTAAAAAGCAAATTCTGAAAAAAGTCGTAAAAACTTTAAAAAACCTCGGTTTATTCGAAATCAGAAATATGAAAGTGGGCAGCCCGTTAAATAAAAAAATTAGCGGTGGACAAAGAAAAAGACTCAATATTGCATTGGAACTGATAAGAGAACCTGCTATATTATTTTTAGACGAACCTACTTCCGGACTTTCTTCAAGAGATTCAGAAAATATCCTTGATTTACTTAAAGAAATTACATTAAAAGGAAAACTTATTTTTGTAGTTATCCACCAACCGTCTTCCGATATCTTCAAAATGTTTGACCGTTTAATGATTTTAGACCAAGGAGGTTATGTAGTTTATAACGGCGACCCTGTTGATTCATTGGTTTATTTTAAGTCAAGAATAAAACAAGCAGACTGGAACGAAAGTGAATGCTCAATATGCGGAAATGTAAACGCCGAACAAATCTTTGACATCCTTGAATCTCAAATACTTGACGAATACGGGAATATAACATCAACAAGAAAATATAAAGCTCGAGAATGGTACACATATTTCAATAGAGCTAAAAAAAATACAGAAGAATTTGAAAAAAATACCTCTGAAAGAAAATTGCCTAAAATTCCGTTTAAAGTTCCGAATATGTTTAAGCAATTTTCAATATTTGTAAGACGTGATTTCTTATCTAAGCTTGCAAATAAACAATATATGCTTATAAATATTCTCGAAGCTCCTATTCTTGCATTTCTGCTATCTCATATCATTAAGTATTTTAACATATCTATTGATAACCATTACGGATACAGCTATGCCGAAAATGATAACATCCCGGTATATATTTTTATGGCTGTTATTATTGCTTTATTTACCGGTCTTACTATCAGTGCCGATGAAATTATTAAAGACAGAAAAATAAGAACAAGAGAATCATTTTTAAATTTAAGCAGGAACAGTTATTTATTCTCAAAAATCTTTATTCTCTTTATGATTTCTGCATACCAAGCACTCTCTTTTATTTTAATAGGAAACTTTATTTTAGAAATAAGAGGAATGTATTGGGAATATTGGTTAATACTATTTTCAACATGGGCTTTTGCCGTTATGATGGGATTAAATATTTCCGACGGTTTTAAAACATCCGTAACTATTTATATTATAATACCTTTTCTTATTATTCCTCAAATTATTTTAAGCGGTATAATCGTAAGATATGAAAAACTTAATCCCGCAATCACAAACCCGGGAACAATTCCTTGGTTCGGGGAAATAATTACAGCCAGATGGTCTTATGAAGCACTTGCCGTTAATCAATTTATTAATAACAAATACAATGCTCCTCTATATAAATGGGAAAGAATCAAACACGAGGCAAACTTTAAAAAAGACCTCATTGTAAATGAAATAAAAAACAAACTGAGTTTTTACGAAAGACATAAAGATAATCCTGAAAAGAGAGATGAAATAATTGAGAATTTTGATGTTATCAGAAATGAGCTAAGAAAAGAAACCGGTATTAACGAAAAAATTAAAACAGATATAAACATTAGTAATATTACTGTTGATAAAATTAACGATGATATTATCAAAAAAATTATTAAATATGTAGGAGAATTAAAACAATACTATATAGACAGGTATAAAATAGCTGAAAACCTGCAAGATGAATATATTTTTGAACATACCAAGACTGACTCATTAAATAAAATTTTTATTGAATTAAAAAGAAAATATCATAATGAAACTCTTGAAGAAATACTTACAAATAAAAATGAACTGAAAAAGATTTTTGAATATAAAGGACATTTGTACCAAAGAACAGATATGATTTATAAATATCCCGAAAGAGTTCTCATTTCTCATTTTTACGCACCTAAGAAAAAACTTTTTGACGGAAAATATTATCCCACTTTTTGGGTAAATCTCGTCATAATCTGGATTTACACTTTGTTGCTTTACTTAACTTTATATTTTAGTATAATAAAAAGAACTTTTAAGTTTTTTGAAAATGCAAGACTCCGATTTAAAGATAAAAAAGAAATCGACTATTAAAATATGAAATTAATTATCATAAACGGACCTAATCTTAATTTGCTCGGTATCAGAGAGAAAAAGATATACGGAAATGAATATTTTGAAAGTTTTTATGAAACTTTAACATCTAAATTTCCTAATATTCAATTCTCCTTTTTTCAATCTAATATCGAAGGAGAATTAATAAATAAACTCCACGAAGTAGGCTTTAGTTCTGACGGAATTATATTAAATGCAGCTGCATACACACATACATCACTTGCAATTGCCGATGCAATAAAAGCAATAAAATCTCCTGTGGTCGAAGTTCATATTTCTAACATCTTTAAGCGTGAAAAAATCAGACAAAAATCATTAATAGCTCCGTTTTGCACAGGAAGTATCACAGGCTTCGGGCTAAAATCTTATGAATTAGCCGTAAGAAGTTTCATTTAAATAACTCAGCCTTTTATTTTTGAACAATAAATTCTGAAATTGGTATATTTTGATGTATATTTGTATATACACGAAATAAAACAACCATGAATATACCGTTAATTAATGCCGATTCATATCTTGAGCCTTTTGCAGACCGCATAAAACTCCGAATAGGCAAAGCAAAAGATAAAGAAAAAGAACTTACAAAAGGACAAAATCTGAGTGATTTTGCAAATGCTCACAACATATACGGTTTGCATGAAACAAAATCTTTTTGGATATACAAAGATTGGTTGCCTAATGCACATTCTGTATATTTAGTCGGTGATTTTTCTAAATGGCAAGCAATTGACGAATTCAAATTAACAAAAAAAACAAACGGTATATTTGAAATAAAATTAAAAAAGAATAAATTAAAACACGGTAATTTATACCGCCTTTATGTTACTTGGAAAGGAGGAAGCGGAGACAGAATTCCGGCTTATGCAAAACGAGTTGTTCAAGACGCACACACACACATATTTAATGCACAAGTTTGGAATCCGGAAAAACCTTACAAACAAAAATATAAATCTCCGAAAAAGAAAAATGAACTTTTAATTTACGAAGCACATATCGGAATGGCATCCGAAGACGGAAAAGTTGCAAGTTTCTCAGAATTTAAAAATAACATTATTCCTAGAATTGTAAAACTCGGTTACAATACAATACAATTAATGGCAATTCAGGAACACCCTTATTACGGTTCTTTCGGGTATCATGTATCAAACTTTTTTGCCGTTTCGTCTCGCTTCGGAACTCCTGACGAACTAAAAGAACTTATTGACGAAGCACATAAAAACGGCTTACGTGTAATAATGGATATTATTCATTCTCACGCAGTTAAAAACGAAGTTGAAGGAATAAGCAGATATGACGGTTCTGAATATCAATACTTTCATTCCGGAGAAAGAGGTCAACATCCGGCTTGGGATTCAAGATGCTTTGATTATGCAAAAAAAGAAGTTATTCATTTTCTTTTATCAAATTGTAAATTTTGGTTGGAAGAATATAATTTTGACGGTTTCAGATTTGACGGAATAACAAGTATGCTTTACCTGAACCATGGTTTAGATGCCGACTTTACATCTTATTACGACTATTACAACTTTAATCAAGACGAAAATGCAATAACATATTTAACACTTGCAAACAAATTAATACACGAAGTAAAACCCGATGCAGTAACAATAGCCGAAGAAATGAGCGGTATGCCCGGAATTGCATCTTCAATTAAAGACGGCGGTATCGGTTTTGATTTCAGACTTGCAATGGGAATACCTGATTTTTGGATAAAAACAATAAAAGAGCAAAAAGATGAAAACTGGCACGTAGGAGAACTGTTTTTCAGATTAACGGATAAAAGAAAAGATGAAAAAACAATTAATTATTCCGAATCGCACGACCAAGCACTCGTAGGGGACAAAACTATTATGTTCCGATTGGCAGATGCAGATATGTATCATTTTATGCACATCGAAAACATTAATATTACAATTGAACGAGCTTTGGCTGTTCACAAAATGATTCAATTAGTAACGTTGGCAACTTCACAAACAAGTTATTTAAATTTTATGGGTAATGAGTTCGGGCATCCCGAATGGATTGATTTTCCGCGCGAAGGCAATAATTGGTCATATCATTATGCAAGAAGGCAATGGAATTTAGCCGACAATACTGATTTAGCTTATTTCTATTTAAATTCATTTAACACCGAAATTATTCACCTTTTCAGCAATAAAAAATTATTAAACAAAAAAATTGAGCTGATTTCCGACAAAGCTTACGATCAAGTTTTAATTTTTAAAAGAAGTAACTTTATTTTTGTTTTTAACTTTAATCCTTTTACATCATTTACCGATTACGGTTTTGAAACCGAAAAAGGAAAATATCGAATTATTTTAAATTCTGATGATGAAATTTATTTAGGACAAAACAGAATTAACTCAGGAATAGTATATAAAACTGTAAAAGAAGACAAGAAAGACATGCTTAAGCTTTATATTCCCACAAGAACTTGCTTTATACTGGAAAACGAAAAATAACTTAAAAAGATTTTAAACTTTCATATAATTTCTGAACAGGCAAGCCCATAACATTAAAATATGAACCTTCAATTTTTTCAATACAAGTCAGTCCTATCCATTCTTGTATTCCGTATGCTCCTGCTTTATCGTAAGGCTTAAAATTTTCTATGTAGAACTTAATTTCCTCATCCGAAATATTTTTAAAATACACATAAGTTATCGAAGAAAAAGAAACTTCCTTATTTATTGATATTATTGAAACCCCCGTTATTACTTTATGTTTTTTTCCCGATAAAGATTTTATCATTTCAAAAGCTTCTTTATAATCTTTCGGCTTTCCCAAAATTTTATTTTCAAGGCAAACAATTGTATCCGAGGCTATTAAAATATGTTTATCTTTTAATTCATCTTTATATGCATTTGCCTTTAATTCAGCAAGATAAACAGCTGCATCCTCATTTAAAATATCTTCCGGAATATTTTCCTTTGTTTCTTTTGAATTTACAACTTCAAAAACAAAACCTGCATCCTGCAAAAGCTGCTTTCTCCTTGGTGATTTTGATGCAAGAAGCAACTTGCAATTTTTTAAATTAGAAAGCATATTCTTAAACGGCATTAATAATTAAAATTATACCAAACAACCACTGCATATAATACACCGAAAAGCATTATCAATTTAGATAAATTTCCGGCATATTTCCAATCCTTTTTTTCTTTTGCTTTTACAATTTTAAAAATTAAAAACAAACTCGGAATAATTAATAAAAGAGTAATGTAAATTATTGAAATAAAATCAATTCTTTGCGGAATGTGTATATAATAAAAATATGTAAAAATTATTAAACCCACAGTAAGCAAACTTACAACTATTGAAACTGTTTTTGATATTTTTATTCCTGCAACAACGGGCAACGAACGGCTTCCGTAAGCATTATCTCCTTCAAAGTCTTCCGTATCTTTAATAATTTCTCTGTTTAATGTAGTAATGAATGCAAAAACTGAGAAACCTGCAATCCAAAAGAATATATCATAAAAATTATCATTTATTCTTAAAAGAATATCATAATATTTTGCATTTAAAGGAGGTATCTCATATAACACAGTCATTAAAGGAACCATTGCCGTTAATAACGCAACAATTATGTTTCCCACAAGAAACATCTTTTGATATGAAGACGAATAAAACCACAGTAATCCCGTAATTAGTACATATATATAAACTAACTTCCAAAGATGGATTTGCCATGAAATATAAAACCCTAATAAAATTGCAATTATGTTCAATCCGATATGCAAATTCATAACAGCCCTTCTTTTTATATGCTTCCCTACAACAACTGTTTTTGGTCTGTTTACCAAATCTGTTCTCGTATCAAAATAATCATTAATAGCATAACCTGCTGCAGCGATAATCATTGTTGTCAGTACCAAAAGAAAAAAGTTGAGATTGCTGAATTGACTTTCATAGCCTCTATCTTCAAGCATCGGAAAAATAACTGCATATCTCATTAAATACTGTGTGAAAGCTATTATTAACAGATTTTTCGCTCTTATGAGTTTTAGGAAATGAAGCATATCAATTTGGTTTTAATTAATACAAACCTACATAAAAACATAAAAATGAACAAATAAAATCTATTGCAGTTTTTTACGTAAGGTATTAAACAATTGAAACTCTATTTTATTCTGAATTTTATATGTTTAAACCTGCTTAAAAAATACCTAATTATTGGTATGGTAAAAATAAAAAAAATAACTTACTTTTGCAATCTATTTTAATTTAATCTAAATAAGAATGAGTATTAATCAAGATACTAAAATTTCAAAAATATTAGAAGAAAACGAAAAAGCAATAGATACAATTGCCTCTGTAAACAGTAATTTCAAGAAATTACAAAATCCGTTTCTTCGAAAATTATTTGCTCCTCGTGTAAGCATTAAAGATGCTGCAAAAATAGGAGGAACAACTTCAAATGAAATTTTAAGAAAACTTGAAGCAATCGGATTTGAAGTAGAATATTCCGAACATAATAACGGAAATATTATCAATAATAATAAAATTATAATGAAAAAAGATAAACTTGTAACATTAGATGTTCGTCCTATTTTAGAAACAGGAACAGATCCCTATCATGCTATAATGGATACTCTTAAAGCAATGTCAAAAGACAAAACATTGCTGATAATCAACACATTTGAGCCCGTTCCGTTGCTTAATAAACTAAAAAGTAAAGGATATACATACGAAATTGAGCGTCCGGAAGATAATGTAGTTCACACATATTTAACCAATGACGGGGAAATTGAGAATAATACAAAAAAAGATAAGGAAAACATTGAAGAATTAACTTTTGAGCAAGCTGAAATTAAATATAAAGGCAAAATGCACGAAGTTGACGTAAGAGATTTAGAAATGCCTTTACCTATGGTAACTATTCTTCAAGAAATTGAAAAAATTCCGGAAGGAGAAGTTCTTTTCGTTCATCATAAAAGATTGCCTCAATATCTTCTCCCTGAATTGAAAACAAGAGGTTGGGCATACGTTAATAAAGAGATTGACGATAATAATATGAATTTTATAATCTACAAAAAATAAAAAAAATATGCAAGCAGGATTAAGCACAAAAAATGCACCTTCGCCAAGTATAGTTTTACCGCATTATGCAATCGGAGCAATTTTCTTCATAATTGCATCCGTATTAATGTATTTTGCATCAGGAGACTTAGCAAACTCATACATAGGACCGAAGGTTTTAAGTATGACACATATTGTAATACTCGGATGGATAACAATAATAATTTTCGGAGCATTATATCAACTGATACCGGTTGTAATGGAAGTAAAATTATTCAGTGAAACATTGGCACACATAAGTTTATACACACTTGTTCCGGGAACTGTTCTATTAGCATACAGCTTTTGGAACTCATATATCGTAGAAACTTTATATATGCAAGCAGGAGGAACTTTAATATTTATTTCAATTATTTTATTTCTCGTAAATGCATTCATGACAGCATTAAAAACAAAACAAAAAACCATAGAAAATGTTTTTATTGTAACTTCGGCATTATGGCTTACAATAACAGTTATTTTCGGAATCTTAATCACAATGAATACCGCATTACAATTTATTCCGAAATCAAATATTGAACTTCTTAAAATTCATGTTCATATAGGAATTGTAGGTTGGTTTATGCTTCTTGTAATAGGTGTTGCAAGTACTTTATTACCGATGTTTTTTATAGCTCATAAATTAAACAGAAAATTTCTGAAACTTTCGTATTACTTTATTAACATAGGCTTAATTGCCTTAATTGTCGCATTATATATAGATATTAACTCATGGACAAAAATAATATCCGGACTTATTTTATTAACAGGAATTATTTTCTTCGTAAAATATAATTTCGATGCATACAAAAAAAGATTGCGAAAAAAACTTGATATCGGAATGAAGTTATCGGTATTTGCCTTTGTATTATTATTTCTAACTTTAATTTTCGGAGTATTATCCGTAATTAATTTAGATGATTTAAAAAATTATAATATGAGTTTTAATACTGCATACGGTGTAAGTTTATTACTCGGGTTTTTAACTTCATTAATCTTAGGACAAATGTATAAAACCCTGCCTTTCATTGTTTGGTTAAAACTTTATCAAGACAAAGTAGGAAAATTTAAAATTCCTATGCCTGCACATATTTATTCCGAGAGAGTTGCAAATTGGCATTATTACACATTTCTTATTGCATTTTTTACATTATTAATAGGTATTTTTGCAAAAGAAAGCATTATAATACAAGTAAGTTCAGGAGCTTTTTTAATTACGGCATCACTTTACTCGTATAATACTTTTAAAATATTATTTCATAAAGAAAAGTTGGAACCGCTTGATTATTAATTATTAAAACAAATAAATTATAATAAAATGTTAGAAAATTTATCAATTACCGAAAAACAAATTCTCGAAAGACTGAGAACAATACCCGACCCTGAAGTAGAAGTTAACATAGTAGATTTAGGACTGATTTATGAAGTAAAACATAATGAAGAAGAAAAAGAAATACTCATTATAATGACCTTATCTGCAAGAGGTTGCCCCGTCGGAGATACAATCATGCAACATGTTGAAACCGTTGCAAAAGCATTTTTACCCGAATACGACGTAAAAGTTGAATTAACTTGGGAACCTCAATGGACACCCGAAATGATTTCCGAAGAAGGAAAAGCTATTTTAAACATGTAGAATAATTTATTCATTAATCTGAAATAAAACTAATGACAGCACTTTTTTCATACTGAAATATTGCTGTCTTTTTATTAAAATTTCTTATATTGCGGAACAAAAAACAAATGAAAGTTTATGAACCATTTTATTAAATACGGCTTAATATGTATAGCAATCTTTTCTTTTAAAACAGCTTATACTCAAAACAATACTAAAACAGTAACATTTATAACAACAGATAATGTTTTGGTAACAGCAGATGTTTACCTTACCGAAAGAAAAGATGCTCCTTTTATTTTACTTTTTCATCAAGCAATATTCAGCAGGGGTGAATATATTGAAATTGCACCTCAATTAAACGATTTAGGATTTAATTGCATGGCAATTGACCAGCGTTCGGGATACAAAATAAACGGAATTACTAACGAAACTTTTAAAGATGCTAAAAGCAAAGGCATGGGTACAAAATATATTAATGCTTTTCCCGATTTAGAAGCATCTCTTCAATATGTCGAAGATAATTATTCTCCCGAAAAAATTATTGTTTGGGGAAGCTCATATTCTTCTTCTTTAGTTTTTATTTTAGCCGCAAAACATAAAGAAATAAACGGTATATTAGCATTTTCGCCGGGTGAATATTTTAAATTTGAAAACAAAACAATTGCAGATTGGGCAAAAGAAGTTGAATGTCCCGTATTTATTACATCATCAAGAAAAGAAGGAAAAGAATGTAAAAAGATATTTAAAAATTTAACTAATCAAAACAGCAAGCAATATATTCCTGCATTTTCAGGAAACCACGGTTCAAAAGCACTGTGGAAAAAGAATAACGGAAATGAATCATACTTAAGGGAAGTAAAACTTTTTTTATCAATTTTTAATTAATAGCCATTGTGAACAAAGAAAAACTTGCATATTCAGAAGGTTGGATTTCTATTTTCGTAAATATTATATTATTCGGCATTAAATATTGGGCAGGCGTTGTGTCCGGTTCAATTGCATTAATCGGAGATGCTTGGCATTCATTAACAGATTCAATAAGCTCCGTTGCAGTAATTATAGGAACAAAAGTTTCATCAAAACCTCCTGACAAAAAACACCCGTTCGGACACGGCAGAGCAGAATTAATTTCCTCTATAATAATCGGAGCATTATTGGCAATGGTTGCTTTTAATTTTTTAACCGAATCAATTAATTCAATAAAAAATAAGGAAGAAGCTGTTTTCGGGAATCTTGCTTTAATTATTATTATCGTATCAATAGTTATAAAAGAAATATCTGCACAATACGCATTTTATACAGCAAGAAAAACAGGTATGCTTTCACTAAAAGCTGACGGGTGGCACCATCGTTCCGATGCAATAACATCTGTTTTAATTTTGATAGGAATATTCATTAACCCGTATTTTCCTCTGATTGACGGTATTCTCGGAATTATTATCTCTTTTTTCATATTTTATACAGCTTATGAAATTACAAAACAAACTGCAGATGCAATTCTCGGAGAATCATGCGACGAAAATACCGTAAATGAACTAAAAAAAATTGCAAATAATATTGCAGGATTTGATATACAAATGCACCATGTTCATATTCACAACTATATAAACCATTCTGAAGTAACTTTCCACATTTATTTACCTGATAAAATGACAGTTTCTGATTCTCATACGATTACAAGTAAAATTATAAGCAAAATAAAAGAAGAAAAAAAGATAACAGCAACAATATATATTGATCCTATTAAAGAAATAAATTAACATTCTTGCATATATTCATAATCAAAGAATTTTAACCTTTGTTTTAAACAATTCCTTTTTTGTTTAATAAAAAATATTATCTTTGCCGGCTTAATAATAAGTATAATCTAATTAAACAGAAATGTATTTAGACGCAGAAAAAAAACAAGAGATTTTTAAACAGTACGGAAAGTCTAATAATGACACCGGTTCCGTTGAGAGCCAAGTAGCATTATTTTCCCACCGTATTACGCACTTGAATGAACATCTTAAAAAAAACAAGAAAGATCATCATACAAGAAGAGCGTTAATACAATTAGTAGGAAAAAGAAAAAAGTTACTTAAATATTTACAAGGAACAGATATTGAAAGGTATCGTTCTTTAATTAAAGCTCTCGGATTGCGTAAGTAATCCCTCCTTGATAAAAAAAGGCATAATTTTATGCCTTTTTTTATGTTTTATTTTCAACAATTTACAGTTTATACTTAGTCCGATTTTAAATTACACAAAATTAATAAAATGAATATAATAAAAAGAACAATTGATATAGGTAACGGAAGAGAGGTTACCATTGAAACAGGAAAATTAGCAAAACAGGCTGACGGTGCTGTTGTAGTAAAGCAAGGCGATACAATGCTCCTTGCAACTGTTGTTTCGGCAAACGAAGCAAGACCCGGAACTGACTTTATGCCGCTTTCAGTTGATTACAGAGAAAAATTTGCTGCTGCAGGAAGATTCCCGGGCGGATTCAGAAAAAGAGAAGCAAGACCTTCTGATGAAGAAGTTTTAGTTGCTCGTTTAGTTGACAGAGCTTTAAGACCTCTGTTCCCGAGTGATTTTCATGCAGATACTTTTGTAAATGTAGAATTAATTTCTGCTGACAGAAATAAAGAAGTAATGCCGGACGCACTTGCAGGATTAGCTGCATCAGCAGCACTTGCGGTAAGCACAATTCCTTGGAACGGACCCATATCAGAAGTAAGAGTGGGAAGAATTGGCGGTAAATTCATAATTAACCCCACAGTTTCAGAACTTGAAATGGCTGATATTGACATGATTATAGCCGCAACTATTGATAATATTTTAATGGTTGAAGGTGATATGAAAGAAATTTCGGAGGAAGAAATGGTCGAAGCAATTAAATTCGGACATGAAGAAATAAAAAAACATTGTCAGGCTCAAATTGAAATGGCTCAAGAAAAAGGAGTTACCGAAAAAAGAGAATATAGTCACGAAGAAGAAGGAGATGAAGAGTTATATGCTAATTTAGAAAAAGCCGTAAAAGATAAAATTTATAAAGTAGTAAAATCTGCTTTACCGAAACATGAACGTTCAGAACAATTTGCTGCAATTAAGCAAGAATTTATTGATAATATGGAAGTTCCGGAAGACGAAGAAATAAATACAAATTTAATAGGAATCTATTTTCATGACATTGAAAAAGAAGTTGTAAGAAATGTTGTATTAGATGAAAAAGTTCGTTTAGACGGAAGAAAATTAGATGAAATAAGACCAATTTGGTGTGAAATTGATTATCTGCCGGGAACACACGGCTCTGCAATCTTTACAAGAGGTGAAACTCAATCACTGTCAACGGTTACATTAGGTTCTCCGCTTGATGTTCAAATTATTGACAGACCCTTACTGCAAGGAAAATCAGATTTCTTACTACACTATAATTTTTTACCGTTTTCTACCGGAGATGCAAGACCGTACAGAGGAACAGGAAGAAGAGAAATAGGACACGGGAATTTAGCTCACAGAGCAATAGCACAAGTTTTACCTGAGAAAGAAGATAACCCCTATACAATTCGAATTGTTTCCGATATTTTAGAATCGAACGGTTCATCTTCTATGGCAACAGTTTGTGCAGGAACATTAGCATTAATGGATACAGGTATTGATATTAAAAAA is a genomic window of Bacteroidales bacterium containing:
- the rpsO gene encoding 30S ribosomal protein S15; protein product: MYLDAEKKQEIFKQYGKSNNDTGSVESQVALFSHRITHLNEHLKKNKKDHHTRRALIQLVGKRKKLLKYLQGTDIERYRSLIKALGLRK
- a CDS encoding cation diffusion facilitator family transporter; this encodes MNKEKLAYSEGWISIFVNIILFGIKYWAGVVSGSIALIGDAWHSLTDSISSVAVIIGTKVSSKPPDKKHPFGHGRAELISSIIIGALLAMVAFNFLTESINSIKNKEEAVFGNLALIIIIVSIVIKEISAQYAFYTARKTGMLSLKADGWHHRSDAITSVLILIGIFINPYFPLIDGILGIIISFFIFYTAYEITKQTADAILGESCDENTVNELKKIANNIAGFDIQMHHVHIHNYINHSEVTFHIYLPDKMTVSDSHTITSKIISKIKEEKKITATIYIDPIKEIN
- a CDS encoding polyribonucleotide nucleotidyltransferase: MNIIKRTIDIGNGREVTIETGKLAKQADGAVVVKQGDTMLLATVVSANEARPGTDFMPLSVDYREKFAAAGRFPGGFRKREARPSDEEVLVARLVDRALRPLFPSDFHADTFVNVELISADRNKEVMPDALAGLAASAALAVSTIPWNGPISEVRVGRIGGKFIINPTVSELEMADIDMIIAATIDNILMVEGDMKEISEEEMVEAIKFGHEEIKKHCQAQIEMAQEKGVTEKREYSHEEEGDEELYANLEKAVKDKIYKVVKSALPKHERSEQFAAIKQEFIDNMEVPEDEEINTNLIGIYFHDIEKEVVRNVVLDEKVRLDGRKLDEIRPIWCEIDYLPGTHGSAIFTRGETQSLSTVTLGSPLDVQIIDRPLLQGKSDFLLHYNFLPFSTGDARPYRGTGRREIGHGNLAHRAIAQVLPEKEDNPYTIRIVSDILESNGSSSMATVCAGTLALMDTGIDIKKPVSGIAMGLITDKTGKYAVLSDILGDEDHLGDMDFKVTGTEDGITACQMDIKVDGLSYEILTDALLQAKEGRAHILNEMMKTISQPRAEFKSHVPGITSLLIPGDLIGTVIGPGGKMIQQIQKDTETTITIEEVDSLGNVVIMGPTQDSIMAAKDFIKGLTAVPEVGTVYKGKVKSIVAFGAFVEILPGKDGLLHISEISHERTNKVEDVLKEGQEIEVKLVGVDPRTKKLKLSRKALLPKPEKKDNENNKN